A genomic region of Exiguobacterium sp. Helios contains the following coding sequences:
- the pcrA gene encoding DNA helicase PcrA → MFNLSEQLVSGLNPEQAKAVKHTDGPLLIMAGAGSGKTRVLTHRVAYLMAAKQVAPWNILAITFTNKAAREMRDRISRLVGGVANDIWVSTFHSMCVRMLRRDIEKIGYNRNFTILDSSDQQSALKLVLKEQNLDPKKWDPRSMLSIISSQKNELRSAEFYASIVTNPYEKTVAEIYKGYEAVLRRNNALDFDDLIGKTTELFKQNPDVLSFYQRKFQYIHVDEYQDTNKAQYDLVNLLAAAHQNLCVVGDSDQSIYRWRGADIANILSFEEDYPTAKVILLEQNYRSSKRILDAANHVIQNNSTRKDKKLWTENAEGEKLIVHTAENEREEAFYIVQEIRNALRYGMKLNDVAILYRTNAQSRAIEETLLKSNVPYKMIGGTKFYDRKEIKDVLAYLRLISNPNEDLSFARIVNEPKRGIGATTIDKLRDFADLQGVSLMEAIRDIELSSIAPKTAAKLTDFRTMILGLQQMQEFISLSELVEEALEKTGYRQVLKEDKTLEAQSRLENINEFITVAQNFEKETEKADPEDQTIIAFLTDLTLVADVDSLDESDPGEQVTLMTLHSAKGLEFPIVFLIGMEEGLFPHSRSLQDEDEMEEERRLAYVGITRAEKRLYLSHARMRSLYGRTNANLESRFLAELPEEVLERTGKKPKPLPWEDRPVPQGKAVIGRSVTKPTAMKTSGAESLGWNVGDKAEHGKWGRGTVVQTRGAGDSLEIDIAFPEVGVKRLLAKFAPIKKV, encoded by the coding sequence ATGTTTAATTTAAGTGAACAGCTTGTCAGCGGATTGAACCCGGAACAAGCAAAGGCAGTCAAACACACCGATGGACCGCTCTTGATCATGGCGGGAGCAGGCTCCGGGAAAACCCGTGTCCTGACACACCGCGTTGCCTATTTGATGGCAGCAAAACAGGTCGCTCCGTGGAATATCCTGGCGATTACGTTTACGAATAAAGCGGCACGTGAGATGCGTGACCGGATTTCACGGTTGGTCGGCGGTGTCGCGAATGACATCTGGGTCTCGACCTTCCACTCGATGTGTGTCCGGATGTTACGGCGTGACATCGAAAAAATCGGCTATAACCGAAACTTCACGATTCTTGATTCGAGCGATCAACAGTCAGCACTGAAGCTCGTCTTAAAAGAACAAAACCTCGATCCGAAGAAGTGGGATCCCCGGTCGATGCTGTCGATTATCTCGAGTCAAAAAAATGAACTGCGCAGTGCCGAGTTCTACGCGTCCATCGTCACGAATCCGTATGAAAAAACGGTTGCTGAGATTTATAAAGGATACGAAGCGGTCCTGCGTCGCAACAACGCCCTTGATTTTGATGACTTGATCGGGAAGACGACAGAACTATTTAAACAAAATCCGGACGTCCTGTCGTTTTATCAACGAAAGTTCCAATACATCCATGTCGATGAGTATCAAGATACGAACAAAGCCCAGTATGATCTCGTCAATCTCCTGGCAGCAGCCCACCAGAACCTATGTGTCGTCGGGGACTCGGATCAGTCGATTTACCGCTGGCGCGGAGCCGATATCGCAAACATCCTGTCGTTTGAGGAAGATTATCCGACAGCGAAAGTCATCCTGCTCGAACAAAACTACCGTTCGTCGAAACGAATTTTGGATGCAGCGAACCATGTCATTCAAAACAACAGTACCCGGAAAGATAAGAAACTGTGGACGGAAAACGCAGAAGGCGAAAAACTGATTGTCCATACAGCGGAAAATGAGCGGGAAGAAGCGTTTTATATCGTCCAGGAAATCCGGAATGCATTGCGTTACGGCATGAAACTAAACGATGTCGCAATTCTGTACCGGACGAATGCCCAATCGCGGGCGATTGAGGAAACGTTGCTGAAATCCAATGTCCCGTACAAGATGATCGGCGGCACGAAGTTCTATGACCGTAAAGAAATCAAGGATGTCCTGGCGTACCTGCGCCTGATTTCAAATCCGAACGAAGACTTATCATTTGCCCGGATTGTCAATGAACCGAAACGCGGTATCGGAGCGACGACGATTGATAAACTGCGTGATTTTGCCGACCTGCAAGGCGTGTCCTTGATGGAAGCGATCCGCGACATCGAATTGTCGAGCATTGCCCCGAAAACGGCAGCGAAACTGACGGATTTCCGGACAATGATTCTTGGCTTACAGCAAATGCAGGAATTCATCAGCCTGTCCGAACTGGTGGAAGAAGCCCTTGAGAAAACCGGATACCGCCAAGTCTTAAAAGAAGACAAAACACTCGAAGCACAAAGTCGTCTCGAGAACATCAACGAGTTCATCACAGTCGCACAAAACTTTGAAAAAGAGACCGAAAAAGCCGATCCGGAAGACCAAACGATCATCGCGTTCTTAACGGATTTGACGCTGGTCGCCGATGTCGATTCACTGGATGAGAGTGATCCGGGGGAACAGGTCACCTTGATGACGTTACACTCCGCAAAAGGACTCGAGTTCCCGATCGTCTTCCTGATCGGGATGGAAGAAGGATTGTTCCCGCACAGCCGCTCCCTGCAGGATGAAGACGAAATGGAAGAAGAACGTCGTCTCGCCTATGTCGGAATTACGCGGGCTGAAAAACGATTGTACTTGTCCCACGCGCGGATGCGTTCACTGTATGGCCGGACGAATGCCAATCTCGAATCCCGTTTCCTTGCCGAATTACCGGAGGAAGTATTGGAACGGACCGGTAAAAAACCGAAGCCATTGCCATGGGAAGATCGACCGGTACCGCAAGGAAAAGCCGTCATCGGCCGATCGGTCACGAAACCGACAGCGATGAAGACATCAGGCGCAGAATCACTCGGCTGGAACGTCGGTGACAAAGCGGAACACGGAAAATGGGGACGCGGAACCGTCGTTCAGACACGCGGAGCAGGGGACAGCTTAGAAATCGATATCGCCTTCCCGGAAGTCGGTGTCAAACGGTTGCTTGCGAAATTCGCACCAATCAAAAAGGTATGA
- the ligA gene encoding NAD-dependent DNA ligase LigA — protein MIEQARIEELRQKLNQYSYEYYVQDQPTVPDSTYDQLLRELTELETAHPELITPDSPTQRVGAAPLDAFEKVTHDLPMLSLGNVFDETEIREWVARIERSLGRSTTYVAELKFDGLAISLKYEDGQLVRGATRGDGTVGENITQNLRTIKALPLRLRRNETVEVRGEAYMPKQSFERLNADRAAREEALFANPRNAAAGSLRQLDSSITASRNLSLFVYGVGVNTLSARSHSEAMLQLAELGLPTNKEMQTCETVEEILAYIAHWTMERSNLPYEIDGIVLKVDRYDDQEELGFTAKSPRFATAYKFAAEEVMTTVEEVDFSVGRTGKVTPRARFAPVVVAGSTVSYATLHNADFITEKDIRLHDQVIIKKAGDVIPAVVSVVVSERTGNEQPIEFPAHCPACESELVRLEGEADIRCVSPECPAQLVEGIIHFVSRQAMNIDGLGEKVVRQLYEHEAIRTLADLYRLDRDELLTYERMGETSVDNLLTAIEASKQNSLERLMFGLGIRLVGQKAAYLLAERFDSLDGIAQAEYEDILAIDGIGSKIADSVTKYFEHPEAQALIKDLAELGLNQQFLGQRVDQSNAPLAGKTIVLTGTLESLKRSEAGKRLELLGADVTGSVSKKTDILVAGEKAGSKLTKAESLGIEIWNETQLLEELAKYEG, from the coding sequence ATGATAGAACAGGCACGAATCGAGGAATTACGCCAAAAGTTGAACCAATACAGTTACGAATATTACGTCCAGGATCAACCGACTGTTCCGGACAGCACCTATGATCAATTGTTACGGGAACTGACGGAACTTGAAACGGCACATCCGGAACTGATCACGCCAGATTCACCGACGCAACGCGTCGGTGCTGCGCCGCTCGATGCCTTCGAGAAGGTGACTCATGATTTACCGATGCTATCGCTCGGCAATGTCTTTGACGAAACAGAAATCCGGGAGTGGGTCGCCCGCATCGAACGCTCACTCGGCCGGTCGACGACGTATGTGGCAGAGTTGAAGTTTGACGGACTTGCGATTTCCTTGAAGTACGAAGACGGACAACTTGTCCGCGGTGCGACGCGGGGCGACGGAACGGTCGGCGAGAATATTACACAAAACCTGCGGACAATCAAAGCCTTACCCCTTCGGTTACGTCGAAATGAGACGGTCGAAGTCCGAGGGGAAGCCTATATGCCGAAACAATCATTTGAACGCTTGAATGCGGACCGGGCAGCACGTGAGGAAGCCTTGTTCGCCAATCCGCGTAATGCAGCAGCAGGGAGCTTACGCCAGCTCGACTCGTCGATTACGGCATCCCGCAATCTGTCCTTATTCGTCTACGGTGTCGGTGTCAATACACTGAGTGCCCGTTCGCACAGCGAAGCGATGCTTCAGCTGGCTGAGCTCGGGTTACCGACGAACAAGGAGATGCAGACGTGTGAGACGGTCGAAGAGATTTTAGCCTACATTGCCCACTGGACGATGGAACGTTCTAATTTACCGTATGAAATCGACGGTATCGTCCTGAAAGTTGACCGGTATGACGATCAGGAAGAACTTGGCTTCACGGCGAAAAGTCCCCGCTTTGCGACGGCGTATAAATTTGCCGCAGAAGAAGTCATGACGACAGTCGAAGAAGTTGATTTCAGTGTCGGACGGACAGGGAAAGTCACGCCGCGCGCCCGGTTTGCGCCGGTCGTCGTCGCCGGATCAACCGTCAGTTATGCAACATTGCACAACGCGGACTTCATCACGGAAAAAGATATTCGACTGCACGATCAAGTCATCATCAAAAAAGCCGGAGACGTCATACCGGCAGTCGTCAGCGTTGTCGTTTCAGAACGGACAGGGAACGAACAACCGATCGAATTTCCGGCTCATTGTCCGGCCTGCGAGTCGGAACTTGTTCGATTGGAAGGCGAAGCGGATATTCGGTGTGTCAGTCCGGAGTGTCCGGCCCAGCTTGTCGAAGGCATCATTCACTTCGTCTCGCGTCAAGCGATGAATATCGACGGTCTCGGCGAAAAAGTCGTGCGTCAATTGTATGAACATGAAGCCATCCGGACGCTCGCCGATTTGTACCGCCTCGACCGGGATGAATTGTTGACGTATGAACGGATGGGTGAAACGTCGGTCGATAATCTTCTGACTGCGATTGAAGCGTCGAAGCAAAATTCTTTGGAACGGTTGATGTTTGGTCTCGGGATTCGATTGGTCGGTCAAAAAGCGGCGTACCTGCTGGCAGAGCGGTTTGATTCACTCGACGGCATCGCACAGGCGGAATATGAAGATATTTTAGCGATTGATGGAATCGGCAGTAAGATTGCCGATTCTGTGACGAAGTATTTTGAACATCCGGAAGCGCAAGCCTTGATCAAGGACTTAGCAGAACTCGGACTGAACCAACAGTTTCTAGGACAACGGGTCGATCAATCGAATGCACCGCTCGCCGGTAAAACGATTGTGTTGACCGGAACGCTCGAATCACTGAAGCGTTCAGAAGCCGGGAAACGGCTCGAGTTGCTTGGTGCGGACGTGACCGGCAGCGTCAGTAAGAAAACGGACATTTTGGTAGCCGGAGAAAAAGCCGGTTCGAAATTAACGAAAGCCGAGTCGCTCGGAATCGAGATTTGGAATGAAACACAATTGCTTGAAGAGTTGGCGAAATACGAAGGGTAA
- a CDS encoding class D sortase: protein MKRRLLGLLLLIAGILLILWPMYTNHQKQQAADELKQQWTQNLKAVDAKETKKPVATNGSGLLTIPSLDFEQVILEGASTTILDQSIGHLKGTGAPGKGNYALAGHRSFTKGLHFNRLPELKTGAHVIVTTKSHRYTYQMKTSQLVKPTDLSVLNQDVKQATLTLITCDPPETATNRLIKQGILIKTESL from the coding sequence ATGAAACGACGACTTCTTGGTCTTCTTCTTTTGATTGCCGGCATCCTGCTCATTCTTTGGCCGATGTATACCAATCATCAAAAACAACAGGCCGCTGACGAACTAAAACAGCAATGGACACAAAATTTAAAGGCGGTCGATGCCAAGGAAACGAAGAAACCGGTCGCAACAAACGGTAGCGGCTTACTGACGATTCCATCACTTGATTTTGAACAGGTCATCTTAGAAGGTGCTTCGACGACCATTCTTGATCAAAGCATCGGTCATCTGAAAGGAACCGGCGCGCCCGGTAAAGGGAATTACGCCTTAGCGGGACACCGCAGTTTCACGAAAGGACTGCATTTCAACCGTCTGCCCGAGTTGAAAACGGGTGCACATGTCATCGTGACGACAAAAAGTCATCGGTATACCTATCAAATGAAGACCTCACAACTTGTCAAACCAACGGATTTGTCCGTCTTAAATCAAGACGTCAAACAAGCAACCCTTACACTGATTACGTGTGATCCGCCGGAAACGGCAACCAATCGTTTGATTAAACAAGGGATTTTAATCAAAACCGAATCGTTGTAA
- a CDS encoding CamS family sex pheromone protein, protein MKSKKIVALTLTSTLFLGACSFDLSQKSDTKEVITESEQGKEVQAVVSPAIDTTDSYYRTVLPFRPSVARGMTQKRVSSRLELDEIETGLMRHSTQFFAPDKYYYQEGQLLEADQIAQWLLRKGKAGDGVSDPNGLNPAYTTGKSYKEKNQKSPLILSHILEQDYMLEEDKKLELGGTSVALVLNSEYVFQDENYGPTYTVKLDEKKVIAEGKRMANELVKKMRKTDGIKTTPIHVALYLQESEGSPVSGHYVSSAFIGRGNQISSNDWKNYDEKYYYYPSGAATNDVRDDSAKFDLFKDRLEDYFPNYTGMMGEGFYQEGELKKLEIKIPVQFYGKAELVAFIQYVTYLLENRWEYNRNVPTTITVTNLNGDTEAMLFIEPDMKKPIVKIR, encoded by the coding sequence ATGAAATCTAAAAAAATAGTCGCGTTGACGTTGACGAGTACACTATTCCTCGGCGCGTGTTCGTTTGATTTATCACAAAAAAGCGATACAAAAGAAGTCATTACAGAGAGTGAACAAGGAAAAGAAGTCCAGGCTGTCGTCAGTCCGGCGATTGATACGACCGATTCCTATTACCGGACCGTCTTACCGTTCCGGCCGAGTGTCGCTCGCGGGATGACACAAAAACGAGTCAGTTCACGCCTGGAGCTGGATGAAATCGAGACCGGATTGATGCGTCACTCCACTCAATTTTTTGCTCCGGATAAATACTATTATCAAGAAGGACAACTGCTCGAGGCCGATCAAATTGCCCAGTGGTTGTTACGAAAAGGAAAAGCCGGGGATGGTGTCAGTGATCCGAACGGCTTGAACCCTGCCTATACGACCGGAAAGTCTTACAAAGAAAAAAACCAAAAGTCTCCTTTGATTCTATCGCACATTTTGGAACAGGACTACATGTTGGAAGAAGATAAAAAACTCGAACTCGGCGGGACATCCGTCGCTTTAGTCTTAAACAGCGAATATGTTTTCCAGGATGAAAACTACGGTCCGACCTATACCGTGAAACTCGACGAGAAAAAAGTCATCGCAGAAGGAAAACGGATGGCAAATGAATTGGTCAAGAAAATGCGGAAAACGGACGGTATCAAAACGACACCGATCCACGTCGCCTTGTATTTGCAGGAAAGTGAAGGGTCACCGGTTTCCGGACATTATGTATCTTCCGCCTTTATCGGGCGCGGCAATCAGATCAGTTCGAACGACTGGAAGAACTATGATGAAAAATACTATTACTACCCATCGGGTGCCGCGACGAACGATGTCCGTGATGATTCCGCGAAGTTTGATTTGTTCAAGGACCGCCTCGAAGACTATTTCCCGAACTACACCGGTATGATGGGAGAAGGCTTTTATCAGGAAGGTGAACTGAAGAAGTTGGAAATCAAGATTCCGGTTCAGTTTTACGGAAAAGCAGAACTCGTAGCGTTCATTCAATATGTGACCTACTTGCTCGAAAATCGTTGGGAATACAATCGGAATGTCCCGACAACGATTACCGTCACGAACTTGAACGGCGATACGGAAGCGATGTTATTCATCGAGCCGGATATGAAAAAACCGATTGTCAAAATCCGTTGA
- a CDS encoding MurR/RpiR family transcriptional regulator, whose protein sequence is MKGGIFSQISAVHEELPSSSRKVADFVLAHMNEIAGMTIHHLAEESGTSAAAVVRFCRALGLKGYPELRMRISADTARTDLKGYHDIEKNERPADLVEKTVSNSIQALQDTAKQLSEDRIAEAADVLDQARAIYFYGIGASNVVALDAAQKWTRVGKLTIQESDQHLVATILANASPDDVFFAISYSGETEEVVELIRLAKIRGLKVISLTRFGDNRVSQLADIALWTSRAPEAPLRSAALSSRLAQLFAIDVLFLSYAAVHYDDTIERLQYTRESVKMLHSKK, encoded by the coding sequence ATGAAAGGTGGTATTTTTTCACAGATTAGCGCCGTCCACGAAGAGTTGCCTTCTTCTTCGCGGAAAGTCGCTGATTTTGTTTTAGCGCATATGAATGAAATCGCGGGGATGACGATTCATCATTTAGCCGAGGAATCGGGAACAAGTGCCGCAGCGGTCGTCCGTTTTTGCCGGGCACTCGGTTTAAAAGGATATCCAGAACTGCGGATGCGGATTTCAGCGGATACGGCACGAACCGATTTAAAGGGGTATCATGATATTGAAAAAAATGAACGGCCTGCTGACTTAGTGGAAAAAACGGTCAGCAACAGCATTCAAGCCTTACAAGATACGGCGAAACAATTGAGTGAAGACCGGATTGCCGAAGCGGCGGATGTCTTGGACCAGGCACGCGCAATTTACTTTTACGGAATCGGGGCATCGAACGTCGTCGCGTTGGATGCTGCACAAAAATGGACACGCGTCGGGAAACTGACGATTCAGGAATCGGATCAACATCTCGTCGCGACGATTCTTGCGAACGCCAGTCCGGATGATGTCTTTTTTGCGATTTCTTACAGTGGTGAAACCGAGGAAGTCGTCGAGTTAATCCGGCTTGCCAAGATTCGCGGGCTGAAAGTCATCAGTTTGACGCGGTTCGGGGATAACCGGGTCAGCCAGTTGGCGGATATCGCCTTATGGACGTCACGGGCGCCGGAAGCGCCGTTACGCAGTGCGGCCTTAAGTTCGCGTCTCGCCCAGTTGTTTGCGATTGATGTGTTGTTTTTATCCTATGCTGCTGTCCATTATGACGATACGATCGAACGGCTGCAGTATACACGGGAAAGCGTCAAGATGTTGCACAGTAAAAAATAG
- a CDS encoding amidohydrolase, with amino-acid sequence MKQTVEEMVEQLFPVMVERRRYLHQHPELSFHEVDTPQFIADRLTELGIEVRTGVGGRGVVGTIRGGKPGKTVALRADFDALPIQDEKTVDYRSIVPGVMHACGHDGHTATLLAVAEILVRQKEQLAGNVVLIHQHAEEVVPGGARDMVADGCLDGVDVIFGTHLWSTTKLGTIGYRIGPVMAAADKFELTLFGRGGHGAKPHETIDAVVLGATVVKELQSIVSRRLDPLQQAVLTIGTLHAGNTFNVIADSAELTGTIRTFDPEVAEQIVHEMERTIKGVCDAAGATYSFTYERGYPAVVNHPQETNLLRTVASDIMGADHVFEIAPTMGGEDFAYYLQQVPGTFFFTGAGDETFYPHHHPKFDFEEQAMQHAARILIEVTLRYLEESSN; translated from the coding sequence ATGAAACAGACAGTGGAAGAGATGGTGGAGCAGTTATTTCCAGTGATGGTCGAACGGCGTCGGTATTTACATCAACATCCGGAGTTGTCGTTTCATGAGGTCGATACCCCGCAATTCATTGCGGATCGATTGACGGAGCTTGGGATTGAAGTCCGGACCGGTGTCGGTGGCCGGGGGGTAGTCGGAACGATTCGCGGAGGAAAACCGGGAAAAACGGTCGCACTGCGGGCAGACTTTGATGCGTTGCCGATTCAGGATGAAAAAACCGTCGATTACCGGTCGATCGTGCCCGGTGTCATGCATGCATGCGGACATGACGGCCATACAGCGACGTTACTTGCCGTCGCCGAAATTCTGGTCCGTCAGAAAGAACAGTTGGCAGGGAACGTCGTCTTGATTCACCAACACGCGGAAGAAGTCGTTCCGGGCGGGGCACGGGACATGGTTGCCGACGGATGCCTCGACGGTGTCGATGTCATCTTCGGAACCCATCTGTGGTCGACGACGAAACTTGGAACGATTGGTTACCGGATCGGTCCTGTCATGGCAGCGGCCGATAAGTTCGAGTTGACGTTGTTCGGGCGCGGGGGACATGGCGCGAAGCCACACGAAACGATTGATGCCGTCGTACTCGGGGCGACGGTCGTCAAAGAGTTGCAAAGTATCGTCAGCCGCCGACTCGATCCGCTTCAGCAAGCGGTCTTGACCATCGGAACACTGCATGCCGGGAATACGTTTAATGTCATTGCCGACAGTGCGGAACTGACCGGGACAATCCGGACATTTGATCCGGAAGTCGCTGAGCAAATCGTCCACGAAATGGAACGGACGATTAAAGGCGTGTGTGACGCGGCAGGGGCGACCTATTCGTTTACGTACGAAAGAGGATATCCGGCGGTCGTCAATCATCCGCAAGAAACGAACCTTTTACGGACCGTTGCGTCTGACATCATGGGTGCGGATCACGTCTTTGAAATTGCTCCGACGATGGGCGGCGAAGACTTCGCGTATTATCTGCAACAAGTACCCGGCACCTTTTTCTTCACGGGAGCAGGGGACGAAACCTTTTATCCCCATCACCACCCGAAGTTTGACTTTGAAGAGCAGGCGATGCAGCATGCAGCCCGTATTTTA